TTTTAGAagcaatttaaaaaatgaaaggcCTTGTTTTATTACATCTGTACAATCGAATGAATGAAAACTGATCTGAAATGGTCTGTGAACTCAAAATATAACCTGTAACACAAAATATTCACCATGCTAAACTAATATACCCACACATATCAACACACACGTTGAGTAAATGAAATAGTTAGGTAGAATCTATAAAAAAAGAGCTCACACAAAGGAACAGCTCATCCTTGCCAATCAAAGAAACCTAAATCTAAATCGACTAATCGACAAATGATAATTTGATGAACAGCTTAGTTTAATAGAGCAAAAAACATAGTATCAAAATGATATTTGGTAAATAGTATCGATAGATACTCAAGATTGCAGTATCGGTATCGACCATTAAACAAAGTGGTTTAACCCTACGCAAATCTGGAACCAAACACATTACACATCTAAATAACTCAAAAGGTATAGATTGTTTAGGTTTTATAACTTTCTTAACACGTTACTCTCAAAGGAAGACTAATTTTAAACTTTACATTttccaaactcttaaaaaaacattaacattaaactcTATAATGACTACAACTACAGATTTTTGGGGGCAATTAACCATCCAATGGCAAGTCGGCCTCGGTTTATTGTTTCTTCTTTCCCTCTGCATGAACAGAGCAAATGTTTGAATGATCAAAACTATATATAACCGTATaaactgtatatagagcaataaCATATTAcacttataaaatataatataaaataaatgtttaggtGTATATCTCCCATTGTTCACCAGGTTTACCATGTTTAACTATTAGAAAACAAGAGAAACTTGTCATCTTTGCCAATCAATCTAACTGAACCATGTCTGAGAAATGTGGAGGCTTCTGTGGTGGATTAGATTTCACACTGGATTAGATCTGGATTAGTTCTGACTTTGATCAGAGAATaagaaaggatttttttttttttttatggagttgGAAGAACTGTTGCTTCTGCTTCTATTAAGTTCCATAACTTTTGCCACAGGCCTGCATTCATTCCAGTGAATAAGCAGTTCCATCCTGTGTTTATTCACCGTCACACATTCGGAGTTGCAGACGTGTCTGTCATTCCCTGCGGACGGAAACGCTGGGCTGAAATTCTGAGGCCTGTGGGAGGAGGATTAAAGGAAACTGGGAAAAAAAGCTGAGGGAGTTTAACTACTGAACActgcagatctctctctctctttttttctcaatgACCTTAAAGGGAAAAAGGGAAAAGTAGTAAAGAATCATtgagaatatacagctctgataagCCAGTGTTACAGCGTTCACACCTCTGTACTACCAGGTTTCAGCACTAGACAAGTCATATGCTGCTCATTCATCAGGCAGGGCCAGGGTACACTGACTGCTTGATTACACTTAGATGGCCTTTGAGATCCCATTTCTCATAGGTGTGTCAAGCAAGGACAAGAAGCATCCTGCTGCTTGGTTTATGAGGCCACATTATATCGCCATTTTTATCatagtgtgtcagtgtgttttagtgattagcagcactaatgtaataataataattatattcgACAAGAACGATTTGTTTTTTAACGAGTAAAACTGATCTTATTAGCTCTATAATGTTGCAGAAAGAAAGTATAATTAAAACATTTGGGAAATTTTGGgtaatttaatatgctattataaCTATTTGTTGcagtacaaaactttacaggtaCATAGTAACAAAATACAAAGTACAAAATAATCAGAATTTTAATGGTAATTAACATAACACaataattttggaacatttctatgaATCCATTcgataaaaacagaaacagagaatATTATCATCTAGTTCTGGGTTTTTCACCAAACCTGTGGCCCAATAACCTCTTACAAATAACCCACTAGTCTCAGATGCGCACTAATATCAAAGTGACAAGctaggattatattttctgtagtaactcataacattaGGTCACGGTAATCTGTGCCCACCACCGTTCCTCCAGTCTCATGCAAACAAGCAATTTCtcagctgaacaggtaatcactgagcttcagtaaggttgctaatcgTAGCTAGGTAATTAACCACCAACACTAGTGTagtagagatgtttttttttttggacattgaaacgtatatattcactgattcacagctacagagtaagacttgtcgTCGTTTtgtcactgtgtgtcaatctggcaacctgcacaGGTTTCGCGTTTATCtagtgtttggaaattgaactGCTGTAGCCAATTCTCACACTcaacacatacattttttttactccCTTTGCGACACTTTAGCAACACCACTGCTGCCCACCAGAGGAGCCACAACCCACTGATTCAGTACAATTTGCATTAATATGTGACCTTATCAAATGAAAGCAACTGAATCTTGTTTATTCAGATTAATCCAAGCAAAACCGTACATACAGTGCGTAGCACACACCCTTGTTAGCACTCGCAACCAACCGTGGCAAGCTAACCAACATTAGCTTACTGGTCATGATGCCAACATTTGCTGTGATATCTTACAACAATATTGTCTTTGCAAAACAGCCTCCCACGCTAATAAAAGTGGAGTATCTCTCCAGCCCATCCCCAGTGCAAGCTTTGCTCTTCGTTTAGGCACAACAACCGGTTTGTGCTGGCAGTGAGTTAGCCGTTTGTTAATGATTGTCCCGTGGACTCTGACACCTGCTATTCTGCTGGTCTTATCTAAGCAAACCAAACCCACAGAGCAGAAGGAATAACTGCTGCACCAGCAAATGATGTCAGCCAGCAGCTTCAGTTTGCACTAACAGGCTTTAACTTCACTGAAATGAGCATAGCAACGACAtagcaatgcaaaaaaaagtgaTATAGGAGAACTCTCAGTTTCTAGCTTCTAGATTTTAGCTTAAACCAAGTCTCCTTGTGTCTCCAATGTTTCCTAACATCTGTCTGTCTCCTGACTTGTTGTAGGTCTTCGATGCCACCGTGGATAATGCTCGCCTTGTGCTCCAGATTGACAACGCTCGCCTGGCAGCTGATGACTTCAGGGTGAAGTGAGTACACTCATATTTTGTTTGGCAAAAGAAGTATACGCTCTGTAATAGTCCCTTGTCCAGAATAAGGCTTATTCTGAAGGCTTTCCATGACTTCCCATACATATATCCCCAGCAGAATAacctaaataaatgttaaaaatagtaTATTACACTGTAATAAACCCTTCGTAACATGAAACCTTCATAACCTTCCCTTTCCTCTTTCACTTTGTCCAAAGGTTCGAGTCCGAGCTGTCCATCCGCCAGTCAGTGGAGGCTGACATCGCTGGCCTGAGGAAGGTCATCGATGACACCAACATTGGCCGCATGAACCTGGAGAGCGAGATTGAGTCCCTGAAGGAGGAGCTCATCTTCCTCAAGAAGAACCACGACAACGTGAGTGCAAGATTTGAATCCCCTTGCAAAATATGCACTGAAAATATGTactaaaacatgctaaaaatgtTCCCAACTCAACTCAATCGCCTTCTTGTTTTGCGTCTCAATAACAGGAGGTCAACGACCTGCGCAACCAGATCGCCCAGTCCGGAGTGCAGGTGGATGTTGACGCTCCTAAAGGACAGGACCTGGCTCAGATCATGGAGGAGATGAGAGCCAAGTATGAGAAGATGGCCCAGAAGAACCAAGAGGAGCTGAAGGCCTGGCACGAGTcacaggtactgtatatatattcatGAAAGAGCTATCAATGAAGGCAATAATCACAGCATCAATGGAATCAATGGGCAACCCTTGATGGTCAATGACGTCAATGAAGTCTAGCCAAAAACCAATTGGTTTTCATGCTGTTCCCAATTATTAGTTCCTCAAATCAAAACTTCTTGCCCTTTGTTGCCCTTTCTTCAGATTCAGGAAGTCCAAGTACAAGTCACGCAAAACACCGAGGCCCTCCAGGGTGCACGAACAGAAGTCAACGACCTCCGCAGACAACTTCAGACACTGGAGATTGAGCTGGAATCACAGAAGAGCCTGGTACGTGTATAGCCTATATGATTTATGCATCTTTCTGATAGCTTTTAATACCTTTTTTtagctggttacctgagcaacttCAGTGCTGCTGATGGTGCTGAttcaagagctactgcgaacatggagatccCAGAATGGCGAACTCAACTCTTGCTTGCTCATTCATCGTTAATGCATCGTTAAACCAAACAAGAGATTTGGCAAGCAGAAATCTCTAAATGAGACAGCaccatgttttaaaagtactcttgcTACACACATGCtgggtgcaattacacattctcagcAGAAatgtctctaaatccccaaaacttacagatTATCGATTTAACAGACAAACCaaggttttttttatgaaaacagaTTAATGGATCTAAGAATGTCTAAGCAACATCTGTGGTTACTTACCCATGGAATCAGATCTTCTCTCAACAGCTAAACCTGTGGTTTCTATGTGTCCTTTTTACAGAAAGCTTCACTGGAAGGCACACTCCGCGACACAGAGATGCGCTACAACGCCGAGATCGAGCACCTGAACGGCATCATCCTGCAGCTGGAGGCCGAGCTCATGCAGCTTCGCAACAACATCCAGCAGCAGACACAAGAGTACGAGGCTCTGCTCAACATCAAGATGAAGCTGGAGGCTGAGATCGCCACCTACAGAAGGCTTCTGGACGGCGGAGACTTCAAGTGAGTCTGAGTTGAAGGCAAATTTCGCCTTGTAGTTTCGCTTATTGAGCAAATTTGTTGAGTCGAGTGTACATTCTCAGGTTACAAACCAAAAAACTTTCTCTTGCCCTCTTACTTTCTCAGGTTGGAGGATGGCGTCGAGGAGCAGAAGAGGGTAAAAGTGATGACGGTCACACAGACGCTGGTCGATGGGAAGGTGGTGTCTTCAAGCACAGAGACCAAGGAGAGGAAGCTCTAATCAGCCACCGGAGTGCCGAGATCCCCCAGCAACACAACACTAACACCTCACGGGCCAATACTGACAACCATCCACAGAGTGGTTGGCGTGGGAAAAGTAGAAAATAAGATATTTATTGCATAAGAAAAGTGTCAGAGCTGATAGGAATAGGAAATGAATGGCATATGTTCAATACAAAAGGAACTGGAGATACAGTCAGCATTGCTTAACCAAAGATGACAGTAGCCAAACGTAATGATGTTTGATTGTCTGGAAAACGTAACTGTAAAGACAACATCTCTGTAGGAGTGGTATTGTACACACTATTCTGAAGTAAAGACAAGTTGTTTGGCATGGTTTTCTTGTTGTGTTGTATCCATTTGGTCTGGTCATTTCCAATAAAGCCTTAAACTTACTACTGGTGTCTTCTCATACTTCACCTAAACCAATGAATTTAAACGAAACTGATTTCTTACATATACTTAATGTCAAAAATTAACATCTTACAAAtcataatacattacattacattatacttCATTTgccagacgcttttgtccaaagctacTTACACTAGTGAAGTAccaaaataatagaagttaaaggttaaaacatctttagatagggcatAAAGAagatcaaagggaaataatgggatagaggagtgaaggaggggaagaaaaaatggtagttagtttgttagaggtgttaggatagtaagtgctctttgaagagctctgtcttcttaaagatagtgagagattctcctgatctggtagtagaaggtagtttgttccaccattggggaagaactctgtatgagaacagtataataacagtataataacagtgtaataacagtaTAATAGCATACTTCTGGAttactgcatttattttataaagttataagagttgTATATGACTGTTGGGCATGTTTAGTTGCCTAAATGTGTCCTgatatattgattatttaaacaaTGAATAGCGCTGGATGCATACACTCAGTTTCAGATTCAGGTTCTACCTGTGTAGACTGAGCATTTATAACAACATTAATCCTTAGAACCCTTGTgttcgcaccttgtgttctcagcttaattactcaggaatcccttcacacataaacataatccatatatggttagaaagggtggaaCTTAGTCTTTCTAAATATagcgatgacatcccagtgcggtaaagctaaatctacaagaaacccattgagataaACACCTAAGAAAGTGAGATATCCTCCCCCAACCAATACTATTTACCtattttagtgcttcaaacatatttatatgatgtttcaaaccaaataatatcagcaaatgatattttttttacattgactttcattgaaagttgacaacggttttttctctctcctgtaaagttgatgttttggagataagtgtttttcatcggacagcaACGGTACGTGAGATATACCCAGTTTTAGGTGCTACAGACTAAATGAATCTGTGTTAAAACAGTACTTAGTAACGTCACACAGGAggtcaaataaaaaagtaattacttttattttagtatttgaagatttatctctgtgttttttagcatTGCGTGTTTTCTAATTTCCTGAGTTGTTGCCAAACTCAAACAGTAATGAACTTCTCTTTTGGGAATGAATGGGAGTTGGATGGTGTGCGACATTTGCATGAATATTTGCAAAACAAAGTTTGTATTGGCAGGATGAGGAAGTGTGTGGTCTTTATCGAATATCCTTTTGAATATGCCTTTTTGGTTAACACATACACGTTATTATTATGTATGTAAAAGAAACTAGAACTTCACAATATGTTTAATTATTTGCctcttgtctgctgtatttattgctactcaaatgtaatgacaataaaagcctcttgacttgacttgacttgaaaaatGACATAATACATACACAGGTGTTATTAATTCTGtaactaactcaaaataagcTCTACTCTGTGTGTTGGGGTTGTTTGTGTAGAGGGGGTGTTATATGTGTATATGAGTTAATGTtatatttgtttagtttagtttagttatggTGGGAGTTGTTTGCACTCCTGGTGCTGGGGTGAAGGGTGGATAAGAGCTCCACTGGTAGAGTATCTGTTTcaggaaaaaaacactgcttgTTGGGTGTCATTTCATGCTCTAAATAAAGTTAGCATGACCTTAATTACCTGGCATCGTTACTTTGTCCCCCTGGTAATGCTTTAGTATAAAATAGGGTATGAAGGGTAGTAAATTACTGATTGCCCCTTAAGTTTCTACAGATATAGCCTCTACATCGTACATGAAGGTAgtagcaatatacagctctggaaaaaaaagagaccacttcagtttctgaatcagtttctctgattttgctatttataggtatgtttgagtaaaatgaacattgtagttttcttgtataaactacagacaacatttcttccaaattccaaataaaaatattgtaatttagagctttttatttgaatgaaaatggaaaatggcggaaataataaaaaaaaagattgttatattatttggtataaatatttggtggaataaccctggtttttaatcatcttggcatgttctcctccaccagtcttacacactgcttttgcttttggataactttatgcctgcactcctggtgcaacaaattcaagcagttcagcttggtttgatggcttgcgatcatccatcttcctcttgattatattccagaggtttttaaatttggtaaaatctgtatataaagtaaatttttgtGACATTTTACAATATTCTAATTCATATCTGAAACTGAAATAAAGGCAAATTTGTTGTATAAAACTTATTGATTGCAAACATTgattcccaagctttaaacaacAATAATATCATCTATATAATCACAATCAAACAGAACGAAAAAGTTCAAAGTCCATCTCCGTCTTTGCAATAATCTGAGGGTGGTGGCTTTGGAGTCCAGAGTCCAAAGTATAATAAAGGTTAGAGATTAATGGTTCTTTATGAATAAGATTGATTTTGATTGTAGTTGCAGTCCaaatctcctctactgcagtaacAGGACCGGCTGCCCGCTCTTCAAAACAATATGGCATCCGCAAGATTTTTTAGAAGTACAGTGCCTCATGGATTCCGTCAAAATTACACCGTGTCGACCCCAATATTCCACACAATGGGTACAGAGATCCCCAGTCTGGGTGGCAGCCGTTTTCTCAGCGAGGACCTCCATAGATCGTCCTATGCTTCTGTGGAGCTCGGCGTGAGCAATGAGAAAGAGACCATGCAGAACCTCAATGACCGTCTCGGCTCCTACCTGGAGAAGGTGAGGATCCTGGAAGAAGCAAACAGCAAGCTGGAGGTGCAGATCAGAGAGGCTCAGGAGGGAGGAAGCCCTGAGGTGCGCGACTACAGCCGGTTTGAGACCACCATCACTCAGCTACGCAAAGAGGTACTTCAAAACTGTGTCTTTCTTAGCAAGCTATGCATTCTGAAGTTAGCAGGAACTGAGGGTTTGAGGCTAATTTGAGGTTTAAAGTCCTTGATTTAACTTTTAGCTAGTAAAAGTTAAGCAAACTGAAAATTACAACCAATAGCTATATACATGAGCATGGACACTTGTGACCTTCTTGTGCACCCTGTGCAAGctgtgtcacgatgctcattcctatcttacacaccgtcaacagtctatttccactgACTGATACTGACTGGACTGATAAAATAgcgtcggagtttaggaatatatttacgcTGATGAGCAtgatggtctggaagtaaggtgtgttcaagtacatttctggcatgttgctattttaTAGGTGGAAAACAcatgtgcaccactgactgattaaaaccctgacaacagccagtCATCAGAGTGTATTCCTAAAGATGCACTATGCAcccccactcattaaacacacacacatggatgtgCTGCActtttaattaaacaataaacagaataaagtataaaataacattgctatttCTTTAAATGACCTGCTGGTGTGTTTTCACAGCGTAACTGgcagatcagtatcctctgctaaaaTGCAcaaagcaccgcactgttaagatacaaatgcgccaaagttACACCAGAGCTCACCGGGCTCTTAATGGAAAAGCCAATTGGCAcaccgattggtttattttacgttacgcccaaagcatacacatgattaataaagagaattagttcacCGCTTTTGaactaaatccagctgcgtgatctGCAATAGACGGGCGCTCTAAAATAGGGTACCATGACAAGATagggcttctgtttatttacaataaaattagATTCTCAAATAATACTccccgataatactcccctctgaacggggaaacagtggttagcggctaatgctaatgctgctccaacattgctagccggggttaggagcaggctacaggccgataatactgacctctgaatggggaaatagcagttagcggctaatgctaatgctactccagccttgccactgaaactcctgtataactctgtacttcagcagagtgactttccTGCTCCTTATGAACTTTTatactcactgccaatattttctattgttttattccttctttggttACTGAGCTTTTTTTGaaacatgctgaggctttttaggctgtgtagcagctgaggtttcaGCTGAACAGgccctgcttgctagcttccgTGCTGCAGCACCGCTCCCTCGCTCGCTGTTGTGTATTGGCAACCTCAGAGGAGTTAACGTTGGGGAATGAGCAACAGGCTTCattgctcctgttctgccttttcGTCTGATAACTGTCCACTACTTTCTCTAcacaacacagtactgtacttttactttcagtacttcagtagtaCTGAATAATAaattacttgcaatacttaagtacaaaaaatgttgaatacttcaGTACTGCCAGTTAAATGTAGAGCTAAAAGAACAGTTcagcttctactcaagtcacttttattaatagagctcatgtacttttactcaagtctggatttctagtactttatacatgtctgtttAAATAGTAACCTAATCTGATGAATGTATTTCTATTCTAGATTCTGGAGGCGACTTTGGCCAATGCACAAATAGTTCTCCATATTGACAACAGTGGTCTGGCTCTAGAGGACTTCAAGACTAAGTGAGGAACATGATTTTGAAAGACCCAAGTTGCTTTTTTGCACAGAAACAATAATTGTGCTAAACTAGACAAGTGTTAATTTCTATATACACTCCCTGGTGTTCATTTCAGTTTACTTTTAtgtaaattaaaggagaactccggtgtaaaacatgataaaaagtacttacctttgatgaatagcccacctccgttctcccacagcgttctgagatccagaagttttaacagtttgtccacacactcttcagactgggtgatatggggcataatttgccccgataaattgctttttccaccgttatcaccaggcttaaagtagctccacacctccttgatagtatctggagagccctgacatttaaactgaggaattaataacttaaaaagtgcacaagaagcttattaataaCCACTGTTCACAttctataacgctagcttcagctccaagtgcccccattactgaactgaaaataacataaacatatatatttatatacatagttccgcatagcgtagcagccggcgccaggagtctatgtatatttatgtctatgacattatcaatacaaatatggcggcgcacggagctaaagctagcattacgggatgtaaacagtggttttcaaTAAGTCCCTTGTGCACCTTTTAAGTTATTAGTGCCACACATTGTAATTTCAACACTCTGAATTTTACTACGTAATCTTAAGAATCCCTTATTGCACTCCTCTTTCTGTAGGTTTGAAA
The Astyanax mexicanus isolate ESR-SI-001 chromosome 13, AstMex3_surface, whole genome shotgun sequence DNA segment above includes these coding regions:
- the krt18a.1 gene encoding keratin, type I cytoskeletal 18, whose protein sequence is MSMSGSYSVRTSSRVPLAQVSIQRTSVTPAYRAASIHGGAGGSGARISSATFSGLRSSMGVPASSMSSSFQVTATGATGEIMGNEKVAMQNLNDRLASYLEKVRTLEKANSKLEVQIREALEKRGPDVHDYSRYQAILDDLRKKVFDATVDNARLVLQIDNARLAADDFRVKFESELSIRQSVEADIAGLRKVIDDTNIGRMNLESEIESLKEELIFLKKNHDNEVNDLRNQIAQSGVQVDVDAPKGQDLAQIMEEMRAKYEKMAQKNQEELKAWHESQIQEVQVQVTQNTEALQGARTEVNDLRRQLQTLEIELESQKSLKASLEGTLRDTEMRYNAEIEHLNGIILQLEAELMQLRNNIQQQTQEYEALLNIKMKLEAEIATYRRLLDGGDFKLEDGVEEQKRVKVMTVTQTLVDGKVVSSSTETKERKL